Proteins co-encoded in one Arachis hypogaea cultivar Tifrunner chromosome 11, arahy.Tifrunner.gnm2.J5K5, whole genome shotgun sequence genomic window:
- the LOC140176238 gene encoding putative receptor-like protein kinase At3g47110: MGNKGLCGAPCFHFSECKIEKSRKWNAHIVLTYILSAAIVATLLVAFLCILKFRKHKVVNNSEVDQSGARWRRISYYEIQQATDRFNDGNLLGVGSFGRVYKGVLSYGTNVAVKVFNLGLEGAFRSFDAECEILRSVRHRNLTKIISSCSNMDFKALILSYMPNGSLERWLHSEHHGLSMIQRLNIMIDVAEAMDYLHNGGSVPIIHCDLKPSNILLDEDMVAHVTDFGIAKLLSGDDSITQTMNLATIGYMAPGEFLI, translated from the coding sequence ATGGGGAATAAAGGATTATGTGGTGCTCCATGTTTCCATTTTTCGGAATGTAAAATTGAAAAATCCCGAAAATGGAATGCACATATTGTGTTGACATATATTTTATCTGCAGCAATAGTTGCCACCCTTCTTGTGGCATTCCTTTGCATCCTAAAATTCCGGAAGCACAAGGTGGTCAACAATTCAGAGGTGGATCAATCGGGAGCAAGATGGAGAAGAATATCATACTATGAAATTCAGCAAGCAACAGATAGGTTCAATGATGGCAACTTGCTTGGTGTAGGGAGTTTTGGAAGAGTGTATAAAGGAGTACTCTCATATGGGACGAACGTTGCAGTGAAAGTGTTTAATCTGGGACTAGAAGGAGCATTCAGGAGTTTCGATGCTGAATGTGAGATATTGCGCAGTGTCCGCCATCGAAACTTAACCAAAATCATTAGCAGCTGCAGCAACATGGACTTCAAGGCATTGATCCTAAGCTACATGCCTAATGGGAGTTTAGAGAGGTGGCTTCACTCGGAACACCATGGCTTGAGTATGATCCAGAGGCTAAACATAATGATAGATGTTGCAGAAGCAATGGATTACCTGCATAATGGTGGTTCTGTACCAATTATACACTGTGATTTGAAACCCAGCAACATATTACTAGATGAAGACATGGTTGCCCACGTGACTGATTTTGGCATTGCAAAATTGCTGAGTGGGGATGACTCCATCACTCAAACCATGAACCTAGCCACAATAGGCTATATGGCCCCTGGTGAGTTTCTTATTTAA